In Alkalihalobacillus sp. TS-13, the following are encoded in one genomic region:
- the ileS gene encoding isoleucine--tRNA ligase, whose protein sequence is MNYKDTLLMPKTDFPMRGGLPNKEPNIQESWEEQKIYEKVLEKTKDQPKFILHDGPPYANDNIHLGHAENKILKDIIVRYKSMNGFNAPYVPGWDTHGLPIETALAKKKKVDRKKHTIAEFRKMCAEYALEQVELQKAQFKRLGVRGDWNNPYITLNKEYEAEQIKVFGEMANRGLIYKGKKPVYWSPSSESAFAEAEIEYRDKRSPSIYVGFKIKDGKGVVDEDVSVIIWTTTPWTIPANLGIAVHPDYNYVVVETGGEKYLVAEDLLDELAEVLEWESPNVLKQFKGTQLDQVVAQHPFYDRDSLLMLSDHVTTESGTGCVHTAPGHGEDDFKVGKRYGIGILCPVDDKGVMTEEAPGFEGMFYDDANKPITEKLQDSGALLKLEFITHSYPHDWRTKKPIIFRVTDQWFASIDKIKDQILSEIKDVKWYPHWGETRLHNMVKDRDDWCISRQRAWGVPIPVFYGEDGEPIITPETIEHVSDLFREHGSNVWFEWDAKDLLPEGFESEHSPNDEFTKETDIMDVWFDSGSSHQSVLNERAELQRPADVYLEGTDQYRGWFNSSLSTSVAVTGKSPYKTIITHGFVLDGEGKKMSKSLGNVIDPMKVMKQLGADIIRLWVSSVDYQADVRVSDDILKQVSEVYRKIRNTLRFMLGNLNGFDPAKHRVAYEDMNELDQYMLVKMNQLVERVKNAYDDYQFSSVYNAIHNFCTIELSSFYLDLAKDTLYIESEDDHKRRSMQTVLYDSVVALTQLVTPIIPHTADEVWQYIPGEKEESVQLTMIPEANKYPNADDLLKKWDQMLDIRDEVLKALENARNKKEIGKSLAASIELYPTAKAKELLDNAGELDKFFIVSHAAVAGNKEQAPEHADVYDLVGVVVKAAEGETCERCWTVTPTLGQNEDHPALCARCATVVSENYQ, encoded by the coding sequence TTCATTTTGCACGACGGCCCTCCATATGCTAACGATAATATTCATCTCGGGCACGCAGAAAATAAAATCCTGAAAGATATCATCGTACGATACAAATCAATGAACGGTTTCAACGCACCATATGTCCCAGGTTGGGATACACATGGACTACCGATCGAAACTGCACTTGCTAAGAAAAAGAAAGTGGACCGTAAGAAACATACGATTGCTGAATTCCGCAAAATGTGTGCGGAATATGCACTTGAGCAGGTTGAATTGCAAAAGGCACAGTTTAAACGTCTTGGGGTGCGCGGCGATTGGAATAATCCATATATCACGTTGAATAAAGAATATGAAGCTGAACAAATCAAAGTCTTTGGGGAAATGGCAAACAGAGGCTTGATCTATAAAGGGAAAAAACCAGTCTACTGGTCCCCTTCATCTGAATCAGCTTTTGCGGAAGCAGAGATCGAGTATAGGGATAAACGTTCCCCTTCCATTTATGTCGGATTTAAAATCAAGGACGGTAAAGGTGTTGTCGATGAGGATGTATCTGTCATCATCTGGACGACTACCCCTTGGACGATTCCTGCTAACCTGGGTATTGCCGTTCATCCGGATTACAATTATGTTGTCGTTGAAACCGGCGGTGAAAAATATCTCGTCGCAGAAGATCTACTTGACGAATTGGCAGAGGTATTGGAATGGGAGTCTCCAAATGTTTTGAAGCAGTTCAAAGGAACGCAGCTTGACCAGGTTGTTGCGCAGCATCCTTTTTATGACCGAGATTCGTTGTTGATGCTGAGTGACCACGTTACCACCGAATCTGGTACTGGGTGTGTCCATACAGCACCAGGGCACGGGGAAGATGACTTTAAAGTCGGAAAACGTTATGGTATCGGCATCCTTTGCCCTGTCGATGATAAAGGAGTCATGACTGAAGAAGCACCAGGCTTTGAGGGAATGTTCTACGATGATGCCAATAAACCGATTACAGAGAAGTTACAGGATTCTGGAGCATTACTGAAATTGGAATTCATCACACACTCCTATCCACATGACTGGAGAACGAAGAAACCGATCATTTTCAGAGTGACAGATCAGTGGTTTGCTTCTATTGATAAAATCAAGGACCAGATCCTTTCAGAAATCAAGGACGTCAAATGGTATCCTCATTGGGGAGAAACAAGACTTCACAATATGGTGAAGGATCGTGATGACTGGTGTATCTCGCGTCAAAGAGCGTGGGGAGTACCGATTCCGGTCTTTTATGGTGAAGACGGCGAACCGATCATTACTCCAGAAACCATCGAACATGTTTCCGACTTATTCCGCGAACATGGTTCTAATGTGTGGTTCGAATGGGATGCGAAGGATCTTCTTCCTGAAGGCTTCGAATCAGAGCATAGTCCGAATGATGAATTCACGAAAGAGACGGATATCATGGATGTCTGGTTCGATTCAGGCTCTTCCCATCAAAGTGTTTTGAATGAACGTGCTGAATTACAACGTCCTGCTGATGTATACCTTGAAGGTACAGACCAATATAGAGGTTGGTTCAATTCTTCCTTATCAACAAGCGTTGCCGTCACAGGAAAATCACCATACAAAACCATCATCACGCATGGTTTCGTACTCGATGGTGAAGGTAAAAAAATGAGTAAATCTCTCGGGAATGTCATCGATCCGATGAAAGTTATGAAGCAGCTTGGAGCGGACATCATCCGTCTTTGGGTTTCTTCAGTCGATTACCAAGCAGACGTACGTGTTTCGGATGATATCCTTAAACAAGTTTCAGAAGTTTATCGTAAAATCCGTAATACACTCCGTTTTATGCTCGGAAACTTGAATGGATTCGATCCAGCGAAGCATCGTGTAGCATATGAAGATATGAACGAGCTTGATCAATACATGCTGGTCAAAATGAATCAGCTGGTAGAACGAGTGAAGAATGCATATGATGACTATCAATTCTCATCAGTATATAATGCGATCCATAACTTCTGTACGATCGAATTAAGCTCCTTCTATCTTGACCTGGCGAAGGATACATTGTATATCGAATCTGAAGATGATCATAAACGTCGTTCAATGCAGACTGTCTTGTATGACAGTGTTGTCGCTCTTACACAACTTGTTACGCCGATCATTCCTCATACAGCTGATGAAGTGTGGCAGTATATCCCGGGTGAAAAGGAAGAAAGCGTTCAGCTGACGATGATTCCTGAAGCCAACAAATATCCGAATGCAGATGATCTTTTAAAGAAATGGGATCAAATGCTGGATATCCGAGATGAAGTATTGAAAGCATTAGAAAATGCACGTAACAAAAAAGAAATCGGTAAATCACTTGCAGCATCCATCGAGCTTTATCCGACTGCAAAAGCAAAAGAGCTATTGGACAATGCAGGTGAACTGGATAAATTCTTCATCGTATCACATGCAGCTGTAGCAGGAAATAAAGAACAAGCTCCAGAACATGCTGATGTATATGATCTGGTAGGGGTTGTTGTAAAAGCAGCGGAAGGAGAAACTTGTGAACGCTGTTGGACAGTGACACCGACTCTCGGTCAAAATGAAGACCATCCTGCCCTTTGTGCACGCTGTGCCACTGTGGTGTCAGAGAATTATCAATAA
- a CDS encoding TraR/DksA C4-type zinc finger protein: MKYEHLKRQLEQRKQEIMHEFDQNDHYGLNRGFASDTSSGELSQYDNHPADSGTELFEREKDIAMNGHLKEELSDIEYSLNQMEEGTYGICEVTGKEIPMERLEALPTARTVKEASPNQEISNDRPVEEEALTEMEDKYYSEHDDNEFNQPNVYYEVASFNENSMTYEGSSIVDEEDNTEYVEEYEQFVSTDIEGYRGADNVNFERNVEYDEFMDEQNQLEDEQP; this comes from the coding sequence ATGAAATATGAACACCTGAAAAGACAACTCGAACAAAGGAAACAAGAGATAATGCATGAATTTGATCAGAATGACCATTACGGTTTGAATCGTGGCTTTGCCAGTGATACTTCATCAGGCGAGCTTTCTCAATATGACAACCACCCAGCTGACTCGGGTACAGAACTTTTTGAGCGTGAAAAAGACATCGCAATGAACGGGCATCTAAAGGAAGAACTGTCGGATATCGAGTACTCATTGAATCAGATGGAAGAAGGGACATATGGAATTTGTGAAGTGACTGGAAAAGAGATCCCCATGGAAAGACTAGAAGCACTTCCTACTGCACGGACAGTTAAGGAAGCTTCGCCCAACCAGGAGATATCCAATGACAGACCGGTTGAAGAAGAGGCACTTACTGAGATGGAAGACAAGTATTATTCAGAGCATGATGACAATGAATTCAATCAGCCAAACGTTTATTACGAAGTCGCCTCCTTCAACGAGAATAGCATGACTTACGAAGGCTCCTCAATTGTAGATGAAGAAGACAATACCGAGTATGTGGAAGAATATGAACAATTCGTTTCAACAGACATCGAAGGCTACAGAGGTGCCGATAATGTGAATTTTGAACGGAATGTAGAATACGATGAATTCATGGACGAACAGAATCAATTAGAGGATGAACAGCCTTAA
- the lspA gene encoding signal peptidase II: MRYYALAIFVLIVDQITKWLIVTRMELGEQITIINEFFYLHSHRNRGAAFGILQGQMWLFIIVTIIVIIAVIYYLHTEAKGNVLLSTSLGLILGGAIGNFLDRLIRGEVVDFLDFYIINYDFPIFNIADSSLVIGVGMIAFAFLLESRTQKEN; encoded by the coding sequence ATGCGCTATTATGCTTTAGCGATTTTTGTATTGATAGTTGATCAAATTACGAAATGGCTCATTGTCACAAGGATGGAGTTGGGGGAACAAATTACGATCATCAACGAGTTCTTCTATCTGCATTCACATCGGAACCGGGGGGCAGCTTTCGGTATATTACAAGGACAGATGTGGCTCTTTATCATCGTCACAATCATCGTCATCATAGCTGTAATCTATTATCTACATACTGAAGCAAAAGGTAATGTTTTGTTAAGTACATCATTAGGTCTTATTCTTGGAGGCGCGATTGGTAATTTCCTCGATCGTCTAATTCGAGGGGAAGTCGTAGATTTTCTCGACTTTTACATCATCAACTATGATTTTCCGATTTTTAATATTGCGGATTCCTCGCTTGTGATCGGTGTCGGAATGATTGCGTTTGCCTTTTTACTGGAAAGCAGAACACAGAAGGAGAATTGA
- a CDS encoding RluA family pseudouridine synthase, with protein MEQVHIKVTEDNKRERVDKIISTEHEDTSRSQVQQWIKENRVKVNGESVKANYKCQDGDEIVIDIPEPVELEVVPEEMPLDIVYEDEDLLVVNKPRGMVVHPAPGHLTGTLVNGLMAHCKDLSGINGVLRPGIVHRIDKDTSGLLVVAKNDSAHKHLGAQMKAKTTTRKYETIVHGVIPHNKGTIDAPIGRDKHDRQKMTVTDTNSKDAVTHFNVLERFSRYTFVECILETGRTHQIRVHMNYIDFPVAGDPKYGPKKTLPIDGQALHAKTLGFVHPRTEENMEFTSELPDDMQKLLDELRRN; from the coding sequence ATGGAGCAAGTTCATATAAAGGTGACTGAAGATAATAAACGTGAACGGGTAGATAAAATCATTTCTACTGAACATGAAGATACATCACGGTCACAAGTACAGCAATGGATCAAAGAAAATCGGGTGAAAGTGAATGGGGAATCGGTCAAAGCGAATTATAAATGCCAAGATGGTGATGAAATCGTCATCGACATTCCTGAACCAGTTGAGCTTGAAGTCGTACCTGAGGAAATGCCGCTTGATATCGTTTATGAAGATGAAGACTTGCTTGTCGTCAACAAACCAAGAGGTATGGTCGTGCACCCGGCTCCTGGACACTTGACAGGTACTCTCGTGAACGGTCTGATGGCTCACTGCAAAGATCTTTCAGGTATAAACGGCGTTCTCCGCCCTGGCATCGTACACCGGATTGATAAAGATACTTCAGGTCTATTGGTTGTCGCAAAAAATGATTCGGCTCATAAACATTTAGGCGCTCAGATGAAAGCAAAAACGACAACTCGTAAATATGAAACAATCGTGCATGGCGTCATCCCTCATAACAAAGGGACGATTGATGCCCCAATCGGGAGAGATAAGCATGATCGGCAAAAAATGACAGTAACGGATACGAACAGCAAGGACGCTGTTACACATTTCAATGTACTTGAACGATTCAGCCGTTATACGTTTGTGGAATGTATTTTAGAAACTGGACGGACCCATCAAATCCGTGTCCATATGAATTATATCGATTTTCCTGTTGCTGGGGACCCGAAATACGGACCGAAGAAGACGCTTCCGATCGATGGCCAGGCTTTGCATGCGAAAACGTTGGGCTTCGTTCATCCAAGGACTGAAGAGAATATGGAGTTCACATCTGAACTGCCAGATGACATGCAGAAGCTTTTGGACGAACTTCGTCGAAATTAA
- the pyrR gene encoding bifunctional pyr operon transcriptional regulator/uracil phosphoribosyltransferase PyrR: MEQTVLLDQQAIKRALTRIAHEILERNKGIENLVLVGIKTRGVYLAERLGERIEQIEGEKVSKGEIDITLYRDDLTKKTDNDEPMLKGTDIPIDVTNKTVILVDDVLYTGRTVRAAMDALMDLGRPSQIQLAVLIDRGHRELPIRPDYVGKNVPTSKEEIISVDLTEVDEVEQVIIQKN, encoded by the coding sequence ATGGAGCAAACCGTACTGCTCGATCAACAAGCGATCAAACGAGCTCTAACGCGAATTGCCCATGAGATTTTAGAACGGAACAAAGGAATAGAAAATCTTGTCCTTGTCGGTATCAAGACGAGAGGCGTTTACCTGGCTGAAAGGCTGGGTGAACGGATTGAACAAATCGAAGGTGAGAAGGTAAGTAAAGGGGAAATCGACATCACCTTGTACCGGGATGATCTTACAAAAAAGACAGACAATGACGAACCGATGTTAAAAGGAACTGATATCCCGATAGATGTCACCAATAAAACAGTGATTTTAGTCGACGATGTCTTGTATACAGGCCGTACAGTAAGAGCGGCGATGGATGCGCTCATGGATTTGGGGAGACCGTCCCAAATACAGCTTGCTGTCTTAATTGACCGTGGACACCGTGAACTCCCAATCCGTCCAGATTATGTCGGCAAAAATGTACCAACATCAAAAGAAGAAATCATCAGTGTAGATTTGACAGAAGTCGATGAAGTAGAGCAAGTTATCATACAAAAAAACTGA
- a CDS encoding solute carrier family 23 protein, with amino-acid sequence MKQKESVGIREIPKPGKWLTFSIQHLFAMFGATILVPFLVGLSPSVALISSGLGTLAYLIITKGQIPAYLGSSFAFIMPILLAKSLGGLEAVMVGSFLAGLVYGIVALLIRSLGIKWLLQIFPPIVVGPVIIVIGLGLATTAIDMAMYVPGSDPKEYSLIHFSAALVTLGITIITAVFLRGFFSLIPVLVGIIGGYAYSYFIGLIDLAPVREAQWIQMPDLMVPFVTYTPSFSWQIALIMVPIAAVTITEHIGDQMVLSKVVGKNFIEKPGLHRSILGDGVATMIASFLGGPPNTTYGENIGVLAITRVFSVFVVGGAAVLAIMFGFVGKISALIGTIPTPVMGGVSILLFGIIASSGLRMLIDNNVDLGDKRNLVISSVILVLGVGGATIEVTEEFQIASMALATITGIILNLVIPGRDKDVHNSKIFSDINETKTTQNDSVA; translated from the coding sequence ATGAAACAGAAAGAATCTGTTGGAATTCGAGAAATACCGAAGCCAGGTAAATGGCTGACATTTAGCATACAGCATTTGTTCGCGATGTTCGGAGCGACGATCCTGGTCCCATTCTTAGTAGGGTTGAGTCCTTCAGTTGCCCTCATTTCAAGCGGACTGGGTACGTTGGCGTATCTGATCATAACGAAAGGCCAGATTCCTGCCTATCTCGGCTCATCATTCGCTTTCATCATGCCGATCCTTTTAGCGAAGTCTCTCGGAGGATTAGAAGCAGTCATGGTCGGCAGTTTCTTAGCTGGTCTTGTTTATGGAATCGTTGCATTGTTGATCCGCAGCCTGGGTATCAAGTGGCTGCTGCAGATCTTTCCCCCGATTGTGGTAGGTCCTGTCATCATCGTTATAGGACTAGGTCTTGCAACGACTGCGATTGATATGGCGATGTACGTTCCTGGATCTGATCCGAAAGAGTACAGCCTGATCCATTTTTCAGCAGCGCTTGTCACACTTGGAATAACGATTATAACCGCGGTTTTTCTGAGAGGATTCTTCAGTCTGATTCCTGTACTGGTAGGAATTATCGGCGGTTATGCATACTCATACTTCATCGGATTGATCGATCTTGCACCAGTGCGTGAAGCTCAATGGATTCAAATGCCTGACTTGATGGTACCATTCGTAACATACACACCATCCTTCTCCTGGCAGATCGCACTGATCATGGTACCAATCGCAGCAGTGACGATCACAGAGCATATCGGGGATCAGATGGTCCTTAGTAAAGTCGTCGGGAAAAACTTTATCGAAAAACCCGGTCTTCATCGTTCAATCCTGGGTGATGGCGTGGCGACGATGATTGCTTCATTTTTAGGTGGACCTCCAAATACAACATACGGAGAAAACATTGGCGTTCTAGCGATCACAAGAGTATTCAGTGTATTTGTAGTAGGAGGAGCGGCGGTCCTGGCAATCATGTTCGGATTCGTCGGGAAAATTTCAGCCTTGATCGGAACTATCCCCACACCTGTCATGGGAGGCGTCTCTATCCTATTATTCGGTATCATCGCATCATCAGGATTGAGAATGCTGATCGATAACAATGTAGATCTTGGGGATAAACGGAATCTTGTCATTTCCTCTGTCATACTCGTCCTCGGTGTTGGAGGAGCAACCATTGAAGTGACAGAAGAGTTCCAGATCGCAAGCATGGCATTAGCTACAATAACAGGAATCATCCTGAACCTGGTCATACCGGGAAGGGATAAAGATGTTCATAACTCTAAGATTTTCTCTGATATCAATGAAACCAAGACAACTCAAAATGACTCTGTAGCATGA
- a CDS encoding aspartate carbamoyltransferase catalytic subunit gives MNHLLTIEALQTSAIDEILHRAQYYADKDFKGVSQSEPRFVANLFYEPSTRTKFSFEVAEKRLGLQVLDFESQFSSVLKGESLYDTVRTLEAIGANAVVIRHPQDHFYEELKDITIPILNAGDGCGNHPTQSLLDLLTIRQEFIVLQGLTVAIIGDLRHSRVARSNATLLSKMGAKVIFSGPEQWFDSDLPNGKYVPMDQAVAEADVVMMLRIQHERHKQMMDLSKQEYHNQYGLTIEREKLMKNHSIILHPAPVNRGVEIADELVEGPRSRIFKQMTNGVAIRMAALHWALQIEEAVSYGNLT, from the coding sequence GTGAATCATCTACTTACAATCGAAGCTTTACAAACGAGTGCTATCGATGAAATTCTGCATAGGGCTCAATATTATGCAGATAAAGACTTCAAAGGTGTAAGTCAGAGTGAGCCGAGGTTTGTGGCGAACTTATTTTATGAACCGAGTACGCGTACGAAGTTCAGTTTTGAAGTAGCAGAAAAGAGGCTCGGTCTGCAAGTATTGGATTTCGAATCGCAGTTTTCGAGTGTGTTGAAGGGTGAGTCATTATATGACACAGTCCGGACGCTTGAAGCCATCGGAGCGAATGCGGTCGTCATCCGACATCCACAGGATCACTTTTATGAAGAACTGAAAGATATAACGATTCCGATTCTGAATGCTGGGGATGGTTGCGGGAATCATCCAACACAATCCTTGTTGGACTTACTCACGATCCGACAGGAATTCATCGTCTTACAAGGTTTGACGGTCGCGATCATCGGTGATTTGAGACATAGTCGTGTAGCACGATCCAATGCAACCTTGCTTTCGAAAATGGGGGCCAAGGTCATTTTCTCAGGACCGGAACAATGGTTTGACTCAGACCTTCCAAACGGAAAGTATGTACCAATGGATCAAGCAGTAGCAGAAGCCGATGTTGTGATGATGCTGAGGATCCAGCACGAACGGCATAAGCAAATGATGGACTTGTCAAAACAGGAGTACCATAATCAATACGGTTTGACGATCGAAAGAGAAAAGCTGATGAAAAATCATAGTATCATCCTGCATCCAGCGCCAGTAAATAGAGGAGTTGAAATTGCGGATGAACTGGTTGAAGGTCCACGCTCAAGAATCTTCAAGCAGATGACGAACGGGGTAGCGATACGGATGGCCGCCCTGCATTGGGCACTACAAATAGAGGAGGCAGTAAGCTATGGGAATCTTACTTAA
- a CDS encoding dihydroorotase, with protein sequence MGILLKNARVWNMDSRKLQDVLIIDSKIQEIRPNIDEEGHEPIDVDGQLLAPGFVDLHVHLREPGGEHKETIETGTKAAARGGFTTIAAMPNTRPVPDSQTTMMNLQKRIKETASTRVLPYASITVRQIGEELVDFETLKEEGAFAFTDDGVGVQNADKMLQAMQRAAALDMAIVAHCEENSLIHNGCVHEGEYSKANSLDGIPSVCESVQIARDVLLAEAAGVHYHVCHISTKESVRVVRDAKRAGINVTAEVTPHHLLLCENDIVDQSPNFKMNPPLRGAEDRDALIEGLLDGTIDFIATDHAPHTEEEKSVGIERAPFGIVGLETAFPLLYTYLVKPGICDLDFLISRMTKEPSKCFGLPYGRIEEGAPADLVVLDLDHESPILVENFASKGRNTPFKNRICNGWPILTLVAGKIVYKNGSVFTP encoded by the coding sequence ATGGGAATCTTACTTAAAAACGCTCGTGTGTGGAATATGGATAGCCGAAAGCTGCAAGATGTATTGATCATTGATTCCAAAATTCAAGAAATCCGCCCAAATATCGATGAAGAAGGGCATGAGCCCATCGATGTCGATGGCCAACTTTTGGCACCTGGTTTTGTTGATTTGCATGTACATCTGCGTGAACCTGGAGGAGAGCATAAAGAGACGATTGAGACGGGGACGAAAGCTGCCGCCAGAGGCGGATTCACTACAATTGCAGCTATGCCGAATACACGTCCTGTCCCAGACAGCCAGACCACGATGATGAATTTACAGAAACGGATTAAAGAAACAGCGAGTACCAGGGTCCTCCCATATGCTTCCATTACAGTCCGTCAGATTGGAGAAGAGCTTGTCGATTTTGAAACACTGAAGGAAGAAGGCGCATTCGCTTTTACCGATGATGGCGTCGGAGTCCAAAACGCAGATAAAATGCTCCAGGCGATGCAACGAGCAGCTGCACTGGATATGGCGATCGTCGCGCATTGCGAGGAAAACTCACTCATCCATAACGGTTGTGTCCATGAGGGAGAATATTCAAAAGCGAACAGTCTGGATGGAATCCCATCTGTGTGCGAAAGTGTACAGATTGCAAGAGATGTCCTTCTTGCAGAAGCAGCAGGGGTCCACTATCACGTATGCCATATCAGTACGAAAGAGTCTGTCAGGGTCGTGCGCGATGCGAAGAGAGCTGGAATTAATGTGACGGCTGAAGTGACACCTCATCATCTCTTGCTTTGTGAAAATGACATCGTTGATCAATCGCCTAATTTCAAAATGAACCCGCCACTTCGTGGGGCAGAAGACCGGGACGCGTTGATTGAAGGATTGCTGGATGGAACAATCGATTTCATTGCAACGGATCATGCCCCGCATACGGAGGAGGAAAAGTCTGTGGGCATCGAACGGGCTCCATTCGGAATCGTCGGCTTAGAAACTGCTTTCCCGCTCTTGTACACCTATCTTGTGAAACCTGGTATATGTGACCTGGACTTCCTGATCAGTAGGATGACGAAGGAGCCTTCAAAATGTTTCGGTTTACCTTACGGACGAATTGAAGAGGGAGCACCGGCAGATCTTGTCGTCCTCGATTTGGACCATGAAAGTCCGATACTTGTTGAAAACTTTGCGTCGAAAGGAAGAAACACCCCATTTAAAAATCGAATTTGTAACGGATGGCCGATCCTCACATTAGTCGCAGGAAAAATAGTATATAAGAACGGGAGTGTGTTCACACCATGA
- a CDS encoding carbamoyl phosphate synthase small subunit produces MKRQLILEDGSTFEGIGIGSLRESVGEVVFTTGMTGYQETLSDPSYCDQIITFTYPLIGNYGINHEDFESIDPAAAGVIVSEAAIEPNHWQSTSTFDELLRVKDIPGITDIDTRALTRKIRIHGTLKGKIAAMDADVGHITEELVRKSLPRDQVKKVSTHTPYTLPGRGKRVVLVDFGAKRGILRELIERGCNVTVVPYNISADEILRLQPDGVMLSNGPGDPTDVPEAIEMVKNILGKVPVFGICLGHQLLGLACGVKTIKMKFGHRGVNHPVKDLETGKVMITSQNHGYTVDPTGIEETDLIVTHVAINDETIEGYRHKSQPAFSVQFHPEASPGPNDSNDLFEQFISMMKTSKKAGNKVCQNV; encoded by the coding sequence ATGAAACGACAATTGATTTTGGAAGATGGAAGTACCTTTGAAGGCATTGGAATAGGGAGTTTGCGTGAGTCGGTTGGAGAAGTTGTTTTTACCACTGGAATGACAGGTTATCAAGAAACACTTTCTGATCCATCTTATTGTGACCAAATAATCACGTTCACATATCCTTTGATCGGAAATTACGGCATTAACCATGAAGACTTCGAATCAATCGATCCCGCAGCTGCAGGAGTAATCGTAAGCGAAGCAGCGATTGAACCAAATCATTGGCAATCGACAAGTACATTCGATGAGCTATTGAGAGTGAAAGACATACCTGGAATAACTGACATAGATACCCGGGCATTGACACGTAAAATTCGCATACATGGGACGTTGAAGGGAAAAATTGCTGCAATGGATGCGGATGTCGGTCACATTACGGAGGAACTTGTTCGGAAATCATTACCGAGAGATCAGGTCAAGAAGGTTTCTACGCATACGCCATACACTCTGCCGGGCAGAGGGAAGCGCGTCGTCCTGGTGGATTTCGGGGCAAAGCGAGGTATCTTAAGAGAATTGATCGAGCGGGGATGTAATGTCACCGTCGTTCCATATAACATAAGTGCAGATGAAATCCTGCGGTTGCAACCTGACGGAGTAATGCTTAGCAATGGACCTGGGGATCCGACAGATGTGCCTGAGGCGATCGAAATGGTCAAGAATATCCTTGGTAAAGTCCCTGTCTTTGGAATTTGTCTTGGACATCAGCTACTCGGACTAGCATGCGGTGTAAAGACCATCAAAATGAAATTCGGACATCGAGGTGTCAACCATCCTGTGAAGGATCTGGAGACAGGAAAGGTCATGATTACTTCACAGAACCACGGCTACACAGTCGACCCAACCGGCATTGAAGAAACGGATCTGATTGTCACACATGTCGCAATCAACGATGAAACGATAGAAGGATATCGCCATAAATCACAACCAGCGTTCAGTGTTCAGTTCCATCCAGAAGCGTCACCAGGTCCGAATGACTCGAATGATTTGTTTGAACAATTCATTTCTATGATGAAGACATCGAAGAAAGCGGGGAATAAAGTATGCCAAAACGTATAG